A portion of the Chondrinema litorale genome contains these proteins:
- the cdd gene encoding cytidine deaminase translates to MPEKIVFSTTANLYKNENLLPNNGKMLIEKAREACQGAYSPYSNFCVGAALILEDGEVVTGANQENAAYPSGLCAERSAIYWAGANHKGKKIKAIAVTAHRTGEDKFLAVSPCGSCRQAMLEYEHIQEGNIEVLLESDGGVLVFPSVASLLPLQFDKKSL, encoded by the coding sequence ATGCCTGAAAAAATTGTTTTTAGTACTACTGCTAATTTATATAAAAATGAAAATCTCCTGCCAAATAATGGGAAAATGCTTATCGAAAAAGCAAGGGAGGCTTGCCAAGGAGCTTATTCACCATATTCTAATTTTTGTGTAGGGGCAGCTTTAATATTGGAAGATGGCGAGGTTGTAACAGGAGCAAACCAAGAAAATGCCGCTTATCCTTCTGGTTTATGTGCAGAACGCTCAGCTATTTACTGGGCTGGTGCTAATCATAAAGGAAAGAAAATAAAGGCAATAGCAGTTACTGCACATCGGACTGGAGAAGATAAGTTTTTAGCAGTTTCACCTTGTGGAAGTTGCAGGCAAGCAATGTTAGAATATGAACATATACAAGAAGGAAATATAGAAGTATTGCTTGAAAGTGATGGTGGTGTTTTGGTTTTCCCCTCGGTAGCTTCTTTATTACCGCTTCAATTTGATAAAAAGAGTTTGTGA
- a CDS encoding RNA polymerase sigma factor, whose protein sequence is MKAQLEKEMLILLEKCMQGNRQAQYEVYQQYSKAMFNICFRILNNYEEAEDVLQESFVSAFRNLSSFKGDATFGAWLKRIVINHAINAIRKKKQSLVSIDEHPVDIPEPDSGKNIDENDIEFNVEKIRKAMELLPEGYRIVFSLYLLEGYDHSEIGEILGISESTSKSQLNRAKKKLKAIMAQY, encoded by the coding sequence TTGAAAGCTCAACTGGAAAAAGAAATGCTCATTCTGCTTGAAAAATGCATGCAGGGAAACAGGCAGGCTCAATACGAAGTGTATCAGCAATATTCTAAGGCAATGTTTAATATTTGTTTTAGAATACTGAACAACTATGAAGAAGCTGAAGATGTTTTGCAAGAATCATTTGTAAGTGCATTCAGAAACTTATCATCTTTTAAAGGTGATGCAACTTTTGGTGCTTGGTTAAAACGAATTGTTATTAATCATGCGATTAATGCTATAAGAAAGAAAAAACAATCTCTAGTGTCTATTGATGAGCACCCTGTGGATATTCCCGAGCCTGATAGCGGAAAAAACATTGATGAAAACGACATAGAATTCAATGTTGAAAAAATTAGAAAGGCGATGGAGTTGTTACCAGAAGGGTACCGAATTGTGTTTTCACTCTACTTATTGGAAGGATACGACCACAGTGAAATAGGAGAAATCCTAGGTATATCCGAATCAACTTCTAAGTCTCAGTTAAACAGGGCAAAAAAGAAGTTAAAAGCTATAATGGCTCAGTACTAA
- a CDS encoding saccharopine dehydrogenase family protein, translating into MASKKILLIGAGRSSNVLISFLLQNKSKENWELTFADANMETLKSKVSSKDAHLVTLDVNNNEACAELVKAADIVISMVPAFLHMYVARNCVKYGKNMVTASYVSEDMQQLDKEAKDKGVLLLNEIGLDPGLDHLSAMKIIDSLRDAGAEMLNFESFAGGLLAPESEKDNPWKYKFTWNPRNVVLAGQGTVKFIQEDRYKYIPYHRLFRRTEIIDIEGFGRFEGYPNRDSLKYIDAYNLRGIPTIFRGTLRRPGYCRAWNAFVQLGATDDSYKIEDSENMTYRQFINSFLSYNPTDSVELKLMHYLHLDQDSDVMEKLEWLGVFSDKKVGLKNATPAQILQKILEDKWSLDPDDKDMIVMWHQFIYNLNGKKERRTSSMVVTGEDTEKTAMAKTVGLPVGIATQLILRGEINDTGVKIPTKKSIYEPVLAVLEAYGIQFNETTEDWV; encoded by the coding sequence ATGGCAAGCAAAAAAATATTATTAATCGGTGCAGGTAGATCTTCAAATGTGTTAATCAGTTTCTTACTTCAAAATAAGAGCAAAGAAAACTGGGAGCTAACTTTTGCTGACGCCAACATGGAAACTCTTAAAAGCAAAGTATCTTCTAAAGATGCTCATCTAGTTACTTTAGACGTCAATAATAATGAAGCTTGTGCCGAATTGGTAAAAGCTGCTGATATCGTAATATCTATGGTTCCTGCATTTTTACACATGTATGTTGCGAGAAACTGTGTAAAATACGGAAAAAATATGGTAACTGCTTCTTATGTATCGGAAGATATGCAGCAGTTAGATAAAGAAGCAAAAGATAAAGGTGTACTTCTACTCAATGAAATTGGTCTAGACCCCGGTTTAGATCACCTCTCCGCCATGAAGATAATTGATAGTTTAAGAGATGCCGGAGCCGAAATGCTCAACTTCGAATCTTTTGCAGGTGGTTTATTAGCTCCCGAAAGCGAAAAAGATAATCCTTGGAAATACAAATTCACTTGGAACCCAAGAAATGTAGTACTTGCAGGACAAGGAACTGTAAAGTTTATACAAGAAGATAGATATAAATACATCCCTTATCACAGACTTTTTAGAAGAACAGAAATTATTGATATTGAAGGTTTTGGAAGATTTGAAGGATATCCTAACCGCGACTCACTAAAATATATTGATGCGTATAACTTAAGAGGAATTCCCACTATTTTTAGAGGCACCCTACGCAGACCCGGTTATTGTAGGGCATGGAATGCCTTTGTTCAATTAGGTGCAACGGATGATTCATACAAAATTGAAGATTCTGAGAATATGACCTATCGACAGTTTATCAACTCTTTTTTAAGCTATAATCCAACCGACTCAGTTGAGCTTAAACTGATGCATTATTTACACCTCGATCAAGATTCTGATGTTATGGAAAAACTAGAATGGTTAGGTGTTTTTAGTGATAAAAAAGTAGGCTTAAAAAATGCCACTCCTGCCCAGATTCTCCAAAAAATACTCGAAGACAAATGGTCACTTGATCCTGATGATAAAGATATGATTGTAATGTGGCACCAGTTTATTTACAATCTTAATGGTAAAAAAGAAAGACGAACTTCTTCTATGGTTGTAACTGGCGAGGACACAGAAAAAACAGCAATGGCTAAAACAGTTGGTTTGCCAGTAGGTATTGCTACACAATTAATTTTAAGAGGTGAGATTAATGATACAGGTGTAAAAATACCAACAAAAAAATCTATTTATGAACCAGTTTTGGCTGTTTTAGAGGCTTACGGTATTCAGTTTAATGAAACAACTGAAGATTGGGTTTAA
- a CDS encoding DUF5060 domain-containing protein, which produces MNSLHFIKKLLITCFLFVIYSFVSFAQTEQWDIFEVVLKAKTNKKPYTEVNLSATFQYKNRQLEVSGFYDGDGNYKIRFMPDKTGEWTYITESNIKALDEKKGKFNCISPSTDNHGPVKVKETFQFEYADGTPYYPVGTTSYAWTSMPDELINQTIETLSNNAFNKIRMCVFPKIYSTYIRTDPQFYPFEGTKEDGWNYEQFNPKFFQHLEKCIDSLRALNIEADLILFHPYDFGTWGFDRMPDDVNDRYLRYIIARLGSYRNIWWSLCNEFEIMKSMDMDDWDRLFKITMEEDPYMHLRSIHNAIQWYDYTKPWVTHLSLQTIELLNIQKWRNEFQKPILIDECVYEGNIPTDWGNLTGEEMLERFWITYTRGGYATHGETYLNADTVLWWSKGGELYGKSPERIDFMRSIMEDAPANGVVPHESPWNKSTYLYKEDEYFLHYFGNAQQVAAALDLPEDKEYTAEIIDTWNMTITKAESVYSGKTFVDLPQKPYLALRVIEIKK; this is translated from the coding sequence ATGAATAGTCTTCACTTTATTAAAAAGTTATTAATTACCTGTTTTCTATTTGTGATATACAGCTTTGTATCTTTCGCTCAAACAGAACAGTGGGATATTTTCGAAGTAGTTCTAAAAGCGAAAACAAATAAAAAACCTTATACAGAAGTAAATCTTTCTGCCACTTTTCAATACAAAAACAGACAGCTCGAAGTCTCTGGCTTTTATGATGGTGATGGAAATTATAAAATCAGATTTATGCCAGATAAAACTGGTGAATGGACATACATCACAGAAAGTAACATAAAGGCACTTGATGAAAAAAAAGGTAAATTCAACTGCATTTCACCTTCTACAGATAACCACGGCCCAGTAAAAGTAAAAGAAACTTTCCAATTTGAATATGCTGATGGCACTCCCTATTACCCAGTTGGTACAACTAGTTATGCTTGGACGAGTATGCCAGACGAACTCATAAACCAGACAATAGAAACATTAAGTAACAATGCTTTCAACAAAATTAGGATGTGTGTATTCCCTAAAATTTATAGCACATATATTCGAACTGATCCGCAATTCTATCCATTTGAAGGAACAAAAGAAGATGGTTGGAACTATGAGCAGTTTAACCCAAAATTCTTTCAGCATTTAGAAAAATGTATCGATTCTTTAAGAGCATTGAATATAGAAGCCGACCTTATTTTATTTCATCCATATGACTTTGGAACATGGGGTTTTGACCGTATGCCCGATGATGTAAATGACAGATATCTAAGATACATTATTGCTCGACTTGGATCATATAGAAACATTTGGTGGTCACTTTGTAATGAGTTTGAAATTATGAAGTCGATGGATATGGATGATTGGGACAGACTCTTTAAAATTACGATGGAAGAAGACCCTTACATGCATTTAAGATCAATCCATAATGCCATTCAATGGTATGATTACACCAAACCTTGGGTTACCCATCTTAGTCTCCAAACTATAGAATTACTCAATATTCAGAAGTGGAGAAATGAATTTCAGAAACCTATATTAATTGACGAATGTGTTTATGAGGGTAATATACCAACAGATTGGGGCAATTTAACAGGTGAAGAAATGCTTGAAAGATTCTGGATTACATACACTAGAGGAGGTTATGCTACTCATGGTGAAACTTACTTGAACGCCGATACAGTGCTTTGGTGGTCGAAAGGAGGTGAACTATATGGCAAAAGTCCAGAACGTATCGATTTTATGCGATCAATAATGGAAGACGCACCTGCCAACGGAGTTGTACCTCATGAAAGCCCGTGGAACAAAAGCACCTATTTATATAAAGAAGACGAGTATTTTCTACATTACTTTGGAAATGCGCAACAAGTTGCTGCTGCATTAGATTTGCCAGAAGACAAAGAATACACTGCAGAAATAATAGATACTTGGAATATGACTATTACAAAAGCAGAAAGCGTTTATAGCGGAAAAACCTTTGTGGATTTACCTCAAAAACCTTATTTAGCATTGAGAGTGATAGAGATTAAAAAGTAG
- a CDS encoding OmpA family protein has translation MKNIKRKICKPFLALVLLITINSITYAQSEIDKQINQAIKLVSLEEYNKAENALNEVISKDSNNALALYYLGISQLNLQENKKGKESIEKALKINPEVDTKMSNYWLGIAYYQNLETQKAREKLSEYKSNLSEKSSELTEIESILSALDVIDEYKNQKPEFYVEDLPENLNTPFADHSPLMSTDGKTLIFTSKNQEATDRKEKKNGEYFENIYTVDLNGYLPVGDPENLSASINTERHDASIQLFDNDNKMLLYRINNGGDIYMATRENGSWVNPQPLGKSINSKDYESHAFVLADGQTMFFSSSRKSKNGILNLYKATLGKDGNWNEAELLGPEINSPEADEDCPFVTNDGKTIYFSSKGHNSIGGYDIFVSHWNEAENKWSEAKNLEMPINSVGDDMYFVLDKSETHGYFSSYREGGKGGMDIYYAGKILPAFLEANIIVENESQANVGEVKVAIKNTAYGDKYQAISDENGKFNASLDANSDYEVALYSDDYKDGKEPFSTQNISVPRTNSANETIKKNISIPAEDYNKLEKEYTLNGLLTSSNGNKLDGLVELIDSKSGKVVASTNTVDGEFKGNFKSVNGKSYYFKVSSNGQTVDNLSEFKTSQTKDIEKTLVINPSDIATASSKSGYSLNKSILFSTNSSNINENSEEELKRIISSVKKGATVEILIEGHSDSVGNAPYNLKLSKRRAKEVAKYLSKNGIDKKMIVTKSYGEEKPIADNSTESGRTQNRRVEIHIR, from the coding sequence ATGAAAAACATCAAAAGGAAAATCTGTAAACCTTTTTTAGCTCTGGTATTGCTAATTACTATAAACAGCATTACGTACGCGCAGTCTGAAATCGATAAACAGATAAACCAAGCAATTAAATTAGTATCCTTAGAGGAATATAATAAAGCGGAAAACGCTTTGAATGAAGTTATTTCTAAAGACTCTAACAATGCACTTGCACTATACTATCTTGGTATTAGTCAGTTAAATTTACAAGAAAATAAAAAAGGTAAGGAAAGTATTGAAAAGGCATTAAAAATTAATCCTGAAGTAGATACAAAAATGAGTAATTACTGGTTAGGAATTGCTTATTATCAAAACCTTGAAACTCAAAAAGCACGTGAAAAATTAAGTGAGTACAAATCTAATCTATCAGAAAAAAGCTCAGAGCTTACAGAGATAGAAAGTATTCTAAGCGCACTTGATGTTATTGATGAGTACAAAAATCAAAAACCTGAGTTTTATGTAGAAGACTTACCAGAAAATCTTAATACTCCATTTGCAGATCATAGCCCTTTGATGTCTACAGATGGCAAAACATTAATTTTCACTTCTAAAAATCAGGAAGCTACTGACAGGAAGGAAAAAAAGAATGGCGAATATTTTGAAAATATTTATACAGTAGACTTAAATGGATATTTACCTGTAGGCGATCCTGAAAACTTAAGTGCATCGATTAATACTGAAAGACACGATGCAAGTATTCAGCTTTTTGATAATGACAATAAGATGCTATTATATCGCATCAACAATGGGGGTGATATATACATGGCAACTAGGGAAAATGGTAGTTGGGTAAACCCGCAACCTTTAGGTAAATCTATTAACTCAAAAGATTATGAGTCTCATGCATTTGTCTTAGCTGATGGCCAAACAATGTTTTTCTCTTCTTCGAGAAAATCGAAAAATGGAATATTAAATCTATATAAAGCTACTCTAGGTAAAGATGGAAACTGGAATGAAGCCGAACTTCTAGGACCAGAGATTAACTCACCTGAAGCCGACGAAGATTGTCCATTCGTAACTAATGATGGAAAAACCATCTATTTTAGCTCTAAAGGCCATAACTCTATTGGTGGATATGATATTTTTGTTTCTCACTGGAATGAAGCTGAAAACAAATGGAGTGAAGCTAAAAACCTTGAAATGCCAATAAACTCTGTAGGAGACGACATGTATTTTGTTTTAGATAAAAGTGAAACACATGGTTATTTCTCATCTTATAGAGAAGGAGGTAAAGGCGGTATGGATATTTACTATGCTGGAAAAATATTACCTGCTTTTCTTGAAGCCAATATAATCGTAGAAAACGAATCTCAAGCAAATGTTGGTGAAGTAAAAGTAGCAATTAAAAACACAGCATACGGCGATAAATATCAAGCAATATCTGATGAAAATGGTAAGTTTAATGCTTCTTTAGATGCAAATTCAGACTATGAAGTAGCTCTTTATTCTGATGATTACAAAGATGGTAAAGAGCCATTTAGCACTCAAAATATATCTGTTCCAAGAACAAATTCAGCAAACGAAACCATCAAAAAGAATATTTCTATTCCAGCTGAAGATTACAACAAACTGGAAAAAGAATATACACTTAATGGTTTACTTACTTCTTCTAACGGAAACAAACTTGATGGTTTAGTTGAGTTAATTGATTCCAAATCTGGAAAAGTTGTAGCATCAACTAATACAGTGGATGGTGAGTTTAAAGGAAATTTTAAGTCTGTAAATGGTAAATCATACTATTTTAAAGTTTCTAGCAACGGACAAACAGTTGATAATTTATCAGAATTTAAAACTTCTCAAACTAAAGACATTGAGAAAACTTTAGTAATTAATCCTTCTGATATTGCTACTGCTAGTTCTAAATCTGGTTACTCACTTAACAAGTCAATTTTATTTTCAACTAATAGCTCGAATATCAATGAGAATTCTGAGGAGGAATTAAAAAGAATTATTTCGTCAGTAAAAAAAGGAGCTACTGTTGAAATATTAATAGAAGGTCACTCCGATAGTGTTGGTAATGCACCTTATAACTTGAAACTATCAAAGAGACGTGCTAAAGAAGTTGCAAAATATCTCAGTAAAAATGGTATCGACAAAAAGATGATTGTTACAAAATCTTATGGCGAGGAAAAACCAATTGCTGATAATTCAACTGAATCTGGTAGAACCCAAAACAGAAGAGTTGAAATACATATTAGATAA
- the pbpC gene encoding penicillin-binding protein 1C, protein MIRFVRKYPYHFSVVILILSIAYYFCLPSPLFETPYTTVLKDRNNELLGAIIADDGQWRFPKADSVPEKFKKAITTFEDSWFYYHPGFNPVSLVRATIQNLNAGRVVSGGSTLSMQTIRLARMGKSRTFLEKFIEIILATRLEFSNSKDEILALYSAQAPFGGNVVGLETASWRYFGRKADELSWGETALLAVLPNQPSLLFPGKNEDRLLKKRNRLIDKLFDEGYLDSLTCELAKSEPLPAAPLPQPSLASHLLTRQINEGKKGKAIKTTLSKSLQKNVNTIIDKHHQYLKANEVYNLAAMVIEVESGEVLAYVGNTNVKEKGDFGDAVDVITAPRSTGSIMKPFLYAAMLNEGFILPKTLLPDIPTYISGFAPQNFNRRFEGAVHADIALAKSLNIPAVRMLADFSVEKFYYKLKELGVSTLTKNPGHYGLSLILGGAEATLWDLAGVYAGMARTLNRFDQLTPYHYQKNTYYSPKLNFTDHTVNAISDKGTEQHAELSAASIWFSFEAMLKVYRPGADANWELYETSKKIAWKTGTSYGHRDAWSIGVTPGYVVAVWVGNADGEGRPGLTGLTAAAPVLFDIFGLLPDKGWFNQPHDEMIEAEVCRKSGYLATENCTEKDSVLIQETGIRTSPCPYEVLVHLDKTEKFQVSTACESVSNMTHKSYFVLPPVQEWYYRFRHSDYKPLPPYRPDCLSDNFTDNKIMQMIYPVGTAKVFIPRELDGKLGNAIFEVAHRKPSTKIYWHLDEEYLGETVQFHEMALHPSSGKHTLTLVDENGEVLEQSFEVADR, encoded by the coding sequence ATGATTCGGTTTGTGCGTAAGTATCCTTATCACTTTAGTGTAGTGATATTAATTTTATCAATAGCTTATTATTTCTGTCTTCCATCACCATTGTTTGAAACCCCCTATACTACAGTACTTAAAGATAGAAACAATGAATTGCTAGGAGCTATTATAGCTGATGACGGACAGTGGCGATTCCCTAAAGCCGATTCAGTTCCTGAAAAGTTTAAAAAAGCGATTACAACTTTTGAAGATTCTTGGTTTTACTATCATCCTGGGTTTAATCCTGTTTCTTTAGTACGAGCTACCATTCAAAATCTAAATGCTGGAAGGGTTGTAAGTGGGGGTAGTACATTAAGTATGCAAACAATCAGGCTGGCTCGAATGGGTAAATCAAGAACTTTTCTGGAAAAATTTATAGAAATTATTCTGGCAACAAGGCTTGAGTTTTCCAATTCTAAAGATGAGATACTTGCTTTATATTCTGCTCAAGCGCCATTTGGTGGCAATGTAGTGGGTTTAGAAACAGCCTCTTGGAGATATTTTGGAAGAAAAGCAGATGAGTTATCGTGGGGAGAAACGGCTTTGTTGGCAGTTTTACCTAACCAACCTTCTTTACTTTTTCCCGGAAAGAATGAAGACAGATTGCTGAAAAAACGCAATCGTCTAATAGATAAACTCTTTGATGAAGGCTATTTGGATAGTCTTACTTGTGAGTTGGCTAAGTCTGAACCTTTACCTGCTGCTCCATTGCCACAACCTTCTCTTGCTTCGCATTTACTAACAAGGCAAATTAATGAAGGAAAAAAAGGAAAGGCAATTAAGACAACGCTTTCTAAAAGTTTACAGAAAAATGTAAATACTATTATCGATAAGCATCATCAATATTTAAAAGCCAATGAAGTATACAATCTGGCTGCAATGGTGATAGAGGTAGAAAGTGGCGAGGTGCTCGCTTATGTGGGAAATACCAATGTAAAGGAGAAGGGAGATTTTGGAGATGCAGTAGATGTTATAACAGCTCCAAGAAGTACAGGTAGTATAATGAAGCCATTTTTGTATGCAGCTATGTTGAATGAAGGCTTTATTTTGCCTAAAACATTATTGCCAGATATACCTACATATATCAGTGGTTTTGCGCCACAAAATTTTAATAGGCGATTCGAAGGGGCAGTTCATGCAGATATTGCGCTAGCTAAATCTCTGAATATTCCAGCAGTGCGTATGTTGGCAGATTTTAGTGTAGAAAAATTCTATTATAAATTGAAAGAGTTAGGTGTTTCAACACTTACAAAAAATCCGGGACATTATGGTTTGTCATTAATCTTAGGAGGAGCAGAAGCTACATTATGGGATTTAGCAGGTGTATACGCAGGTATGGCAAGAACTTTAAATCGTTTTGATCAACTCACACCTTATCATTATCAAAAAAATACTTATTACTCTCCAAAACTAAATTTTACAGATCATACCGTTAATGCAATTTCTGATAAAGGTACAGAGCAACATGCTGAATTAAGTGCTGCGTCTATTTGGTTCTCTTTTGAAGCAATGTTGAAAGTTTACAGACCAGGAGCTGATGCCAATTGGGAATTATATGAAACATCAAAGAAAATTGCTTGGAAAACAGGTACAAGTTATGGGCATCGTGATGCTTGGTCTATTGGAGTTACTCCCGGATATGTTGTTGCTGTTTGGGTTGGTAATGCGGATGGAGAAGGTAGACCGGGCTTAACTGGTTTGACTGCTGCTGCTCCAGTTTTGTTTGATATTTTTGGCTTACTGCCAGATAAAGGTTGGTTTAATCAACCTCATGACGAAATGATTGAAGCTGAAGTTTGCAGAAAAAGTGGTTATTTAGCTACAGAGAATTGTACGGAAAAGGATAGTGTGTTGATTCAGGAAACTGGTATTAGAACCTCGCCATGCCCATATGAGGTTTTAGTACATCTTGATAAAACTGAAAAGTTTCAGGTGAGTACTGCTTGCGAGAGTGTGAGTAATATGACACATAAAAGCTATTTTGTATTGCCTCCAGTGCAAGAATGGTACTATCGATTCCGCCATTCAGATTATAAACCTTTACCTCCATACAGACCTGATTGTCTTTCTGATAACTTTACTGATAATAAAATTATGCAGATGATTTATCCAGTTGGCACTGCGAAAGTTTTTATTCCAAGAGAACTGGATGGAAAACTAGGTAATGCAATTTTTGAAGTTGCTCATAGAAAACCATCTACCAAAATATATTGGCATTTGGATGAAGAGTATCTTGGTGAGACAGTTCAGTTTCACGAAATGGCTTTGCACCCTTCATCAGGAAAGCATACACTTACCTTAGTGGATGAAAATGGCGAGGTACTAGAACAAAGTTTTGAAGTAGCTGATAGATAA